The genomic stretch ACTTTTAAACACATATAATTTATCAAATTTCTCCGTTAAAGTCAAATACTACTGTTTAATAAAGAAATATTAAGAAGGATTTATAAACGATATGTTATTATAAATGCTATTAGTTACTTTAATAAATAACCATTGCACGGAGACTGTTTACAGTTATGGTAACAGGCAAACCCCTGTTCACAGATGAGGCTATTCAGAGGAAGGTAAGAGAAATGGCTGAAGAAGTCTCCAGGGACTACCAGGGTAAAGAGATAATAGCCATTGGAATCCTGAAAGGCGCCTTTATGTTTTTTTCCGACCTTATACGGCATATACAGGTACCTTTGACTGTCGATTTTATTATTGCATCCAGTTACGAAAAGACCGACACAACAACGGAGGTCAAGATCCACTACGATATCCGTGAGAATATCAGGAATAAGCATGTCCTGCTTGTTGAGGATATCGTCGATACGGGGATAACCCTTAATTACCTGAGAGAGCGTCTGCTGTCGAGGTCTCCGCAGACCTTAAAGATCTGTGCTTTTTTAGACAAAAAAAAGAGAAGAATCGTTGATGTACCCTTAGATTACAGGGGATTTGAGATACCTAACGAGTATGTTGTAGGATATGGGCTTGATTTTGACGGCCAGTACCGTAATTTGCCGTACATTGCTGTATTTAAGAGCAGCGATAGGATCCAGCAAATCTGACATGCCCGGCAATTCTCGTATCCTGTCACTTTTTTATAATTTGATTCTAAACAACACAGGGAGACCGAAGAATGTATGAACTTACAATAGAGAGCAACTTCTCATCCGCACATCAGTTGAGAGGCTATAAGGGAAAATGCGAGGGACTCCACGGACATAACTGGAAGGTTCAGGTCCATGTAGTTGCCGATAGATTGAATGAGATAGACCTTGTTGTCGATTTTAATGAACTGAAGAAACACACTGGGGAGGTACTTGAACAGCTCGACCATGGCTTCCTGAATGAGATTTTCCCTTTTACTGAAATAAACCCTTCATCCGAAAATATTGCAAGATGGATCTTTGAATCCCTTAAAAAGAAGGTCAATAGTGATTATGTAAAGCTATCGGCCGTAACCGTATGGGAATCGGACGCTGCTTCCGCAACCTACTATGAAGATTGAGAGAGAACTTAACAGAAAAATCATAGAGACCGCACTGAAGCGTGGCGCTGACCAAGCCGAGGTATATATGATATCAGGGAGGTCTCTATCCATTGAAGTCAAGGAGCAGACAATCGATGCCCTTGAATCCTCTCAGGACTTCGGCTATTCATTGAGGGTGCTCAGGGATGGCCGGATCGGTTTCTCCTTTTCAACTAAAAAAGATGAGTGGATAGACGTTATCGAAAATGCAATAGAGGCATCGAGCTTTACCGATCCGGACCCACTCTATGATCTTGCCGGCCCCTCCGAGATTCATGAGATAGAGCTGTTTGACGGTTCCGTCTCTGATATAAGCGAGGAGGTAGCCGTTGAACATGTCCGTTCCATTGAGAAATCCGCACTTGAACGGGACCTCAGGATAAAGAAAATAAGAAAGGCCTTGGGGTCTTTCTCTGAAATGCACCTGTCACTCTCAAATTCAAAGGGACTGCACCACTCCTACAGATCAACCTCTGTAAGTGGTCAGATCACGGTAGTGGCTGAAGACGGTAACGACGCCCAGATGGGTTGGGGCTATGAAAGCAGCAGGTTTTTAAACGATGTAGACTTCAGAAGAATAGGCATAGAAGCTGCTGAAAGGGCTCTGAGGCTTCTCGGGGCAGAAAAGGCCGATACCATCAGGGGTAACGTCCTCCTTGAAAGTCCCGTCGCTGCAGAGTTCCTTGGAATACTCGCATCATCATTCTCTTCCGAAAACGTTCAGAAAGGAAAATCCCTCCTTGCAGGGAAAAGGGGAACAAGTGTCTTATCAGAGAAGGTAAATGTTATAGATAACGCCATCCTTGACCGCAGGGTGGGAAGCAGGCCCTTTGATGCAGAAGGTACCCCCTCGCAAAAAAACAACCTCATATCAGAAGGAATCCTCAAGGGTTATTTGTACAACATTTATACTGCAAGAAGGGAAAACACCGTTTCAACGGGCAATGCAGTCAGGGGAGGCATTGAGGGGCTCCCCTCGGTAGGGATATCAAACCTCTATATCGAATCCGCATCACCGGACGATGTCTATGACTTCAACGATCTCGCCGGCATGATAGACAAGGGACTTATCGTTACCGAGGCAATGGGCATACATACTGCAAATCCTGTTACAGGGGACTTCTCTGTTGGAGTAACGGGCCTGTGGGTAGAGAATGGAACCGTCACTCACCCCGTTAAAGAGTCTGCAATTTCTGGAAATATCCTTGACCTTTTCGGTAAGATTGTCGGTGTGAGCAATAGACTCAGATTTTACGGCAAGATCGGTTCGCCGGATATACTTATAGAGGGGATCGATATAAGTGGTTAGACTTTTTTCTTTATTTAAATTACTATTTCAACGCAAACACGGAAGAGGACAAATCTTAAACTTATGGAGGTTATATGGACTACTTTCTTACTGAAGAACAGACCATGATCAGAGACCTTGCAAGACAGATCGCTGAAGAGAAGGTCGTCCCTGTCAGGGCTGAACTTGATGAAAAAGAGGAGTTTCCTCATGAGATCATGGCCGTCCTTGCACAG from bacterium BMS3Abin08 encodes the following:
- a CDS encoding peptidase PmbA, producing the protein MKIERELNRKIIETALKRGADQAEVYMISGRSLSIEVKEQTIDALESSQDFGYSLRVLRDGRIGFSFSTKKDEWIDVIENAIEASSFTDPDPLYDLAGPSEIHEIELFDGSVSDISEEVAVEHVRSIEKSALERDLRIKKIRKALGSFSEMHLSLSNSKGLHHSYRSTSVSGQITVVAEDGNDAQMGWGYESSRFLNDVDFRRIGIEAAERALRLLGAEKADTIRGNVLLESPVAAEFLGILASSFSSENVQKGKSLLAGKRGTSVLSEKVNVIDNAILDRRVGSRPFDAEGTPSQKNNLISEGILKGYLYNIYTARRENTVSTGNAVRGGIEGLPSVGISNLYIESASPDDVYDFNDLAGMIDKGLIVTEAMGIHTANPVTGDFSVGVTGLWVENGTVTHPVKESAISGNILDLFGKIVGVSNRLRFYGKIGSPDILIEGIDISG
- the hpt gene encoding hypoxanthine phosphoribosyltransferase; translated protein: MVTGKPLFTDEAIQRKVREMAEEVSRDYQGKEIIAIGILKGAFMFFSDLIRHIQVPLTVDFIIASSYEKTDTTTEVKIHYDIRENIRNKHVLLVEDIVDTGITLNYLRERLLSRSPQTLKICAFLDKKKRRIVDVPLDYRGFEIPNEYVVGYGLDFDGQYRNLPYIAVFKSSDRIQQI
- the queD gene encoding 6-carboxy-5,6,7,8-tetrahydropterin synthase, whose product is MYELTIESNFSSAHQLRGYKGKCEGLHGHNWKVQVHVVADRLNEIDLVVDFNELKKHTGEVLEQLDHGFLNEIFPFTEINPSSENIARWIFESLKKKVNSDYVKLSAVTVWESDAASATYYED